Genomic DNA from Candidatus Hydrogenedentota bacterium:
GCTGCTGGCGGACGGGCTTGTCTTCAACCTGGACGGCAAGAAGGGGACGCTGCACCTGGTGGCGCCGTCGCCGGAGGAATTCAAGGAGCTGGGAAGCGTCAAGATTCTCAGCGGCAAGGAAATCTGGGCGCCCATGGCGCTCTCCAACGGCAAACTTCTCGTCCGCAGCCAGTCGGAGATGAAGTGCCTGGACGTCGTGAACCCCTGACCCCGGGGCTTCCCGCATCCCCAAGAAAGAGCATGAAGTGACCCCTCGGCAACGCTACACGCTGCTGGCCGCGGCGCTGCTGGTTCTGGCCGCCGCCGTCGCGGGGGCGGGCCTGTGGCGGGTGCTGTCCAGCCGCCCCCCCGCCGCCGCCGTCGCCCTGCGGCTGCCGGGGAACGACGCCGCGCCCGCGGACCGCTCCGGCGACGGCGCCGCCGTGGACCTCGCGGGCGCTTTCCGCGCGGGCGAGGGGACGCCGTCGGCCCTGCCGGGATACTGGCCGCGGTTCCGGGGCGCGGGCCTGGACAACATCGCCAAGGACGCGCCGCCGCTGGCGGACGCGTGGCCCGCCGAGGGGCCGAAGGTGCTCTGGCGGATTCCCGTGGGCGAGGGCTACGCCGGGGCCGCCGTGGCCAACGGCCGGGTCTACCTGGCGGACTACGACGAGAAGACCCGGGCGGACGCCGTGCGCTGCCTCTCCCTGGACGACGGCCGCGAAATCTGGCGCCGGTCCTACCGGATCACGGTGAAGAAGAACCACGGCATGAGCCGCACCGTGCCGGCCGTCACGGAGCAGCACCTGGTCTCCATGGGGCCGCGCTGCCATGTGGTCTGCCTCGACCCCGCCACGGGCGACTTCCGCTGGGGGCTGGACCTCCAGAAGGACTACGGCACCAAGGAGCCCCTCTGGTACACGGGCCAGTGCCCGCTGGTGGAGGACGGCCGCGCGATCCTCGCGCCCTGCGGGCCGGAGGTGTTGATGATGGCCGTGGACTGCGCCACGGGACAGGTGCTCTGGAAGGCGCCCAACCCCGACGGGTGGAACATGTCCCACGCCTCCGTCTTCCCCATGACCCTCGCCGGACGCCGCATGTACGTCTACGCCGCCGTGGGCGGCGTGGCGGGCGTTTCCGCCGAGCCGGACACGGCGGGCGCCCTGCTCTGGCGCGTGCCGTGGAAGGCCCGCGTCGTGGCGCCTTCCGCCCTGGCCATCGGGCCGGACCGCGTGCTGTGCCTGGCGGGCTACGGCGAGGGCGGCCTGATCCTCAAGATCGCGGCGGAGGGCGGCGCGTTCACCGCCGCCGTGGAGTCCGCCTACTCGCCGAAGGACGGCATCGCGTCGGAGCAGCACACGCCCATTCTGCACGACGGGCTGCTCTACGCCATCCTGCCCAAGGACGCGGGCGGCCTCCGCGCGCAGTTCGTCTGCCACCGCCCGGACAACACGCTGGTGTGGTCCAGCGGCTCCGGGGAGCGCTTCGGCCTCGGCCCCTTCCTGCTGGCGGACGGCAAGTTCTTCGTGATGGACGACGAGGGGACCCTGTCGCTCCTGCGGCAGAGCCCGGAGCGGTTTGAGCTGCTGGCGCGGGCGAAAGTGCTCAACGGCCACGAGTCCTGGGGGCCCATGGCCCTCGCGGGCGACCGCCTCCTCCTGCGCGACTCGATGGAGATGGCCTGCGTGTTCGTCGGAAAGGAGGGGCCCTGATGGACCAAAAGCCCCTGATCCCCCGGTGGGCGTGGACCGTGCTGGCCGCCGCCGTGCTGGCCGCCGTGGTTGCCCTGTTTCTCACGGGGAAGCCCAAGGAGCCGGGGCCGTCCTTCCGCTTTGACACGTCGAACTTCGAGAAGACCGGCGCGGCGCAGAAACGCTTCCGCGAGACGGCGCGCTTCGCCCTGGACCTGGCGAACCCGACGGGCCTCGCCGCAACGGCGGACGGCGGCCTCCTCGTCTGCGGCGAGAACACCCTGCTCGTCCTCGACGCCGCCGGAAAGGAGACGGCACGGCACGCGGTCGCGGGCACGCCGGAATGCGCGGCCCAGGGGCCGGACGGCCGCATCTATCTCGGCATGCGCCGCCGCGTGGTCGTGCTGGACGCGGCCGGGGCCGTGGCGGCGGAGTGGCCGGAGGGGAACGAGCGCGCGTACCTGACGAGCATCGCGGCGGACACGGACTGCGTGTACGCCGCCGACGCGGGCAACCGCGTGGTGCTGCGGTACGGGTTCGACGGCGCGCTGCTCGGCGAGATCGGGCGGCGCGACGCGGCCCGGGAGATTCCCGGGTTCGTGGTGCCCAGCCCGCATTTGGAGGTGGCGCTGGACCCCATGACGGGCCTGTGGGCGAACAACCCCGGCCGCCACGGCCTGGAGCAGTACCGGCCCGACGGGTCGCTGGCCAGCTCGTGGTACCGCGCGGGCATGACGATTGAGGGGTTCTGCGGGTGCTGCAACCCCATGGCCATCGCGTTCCGCGCGGACGGGTCCGTGGTGACGGCGGAGAAGGGGCTGGTGCGGATCAAGGTTCTCGCGCCGGACCAGTCGCTGGCGGGGGTGGTGGCGCTGCCGGAGGATTTGGGCGCGGCGTCCGGCGAGGCGGCCGCGGCGGAGGACAACGCGCCGGTGCGCGACCTCGCGGTGGACGCGCGGGGGCGCATTCTGGCGCTGCACGGCCCCTGGAGGGCCGTGCTGGTGTATGAGGAAGAGCAAGACGCGGCCGGGTGACCGGCGGCGGGAGGCTTTGCCATGGACAAGAAAGACGCGGACTTCGACCGGCGGGACTTCCTGCGGGCGGCGGCGGTGGTTGCCGCGGGCGGCGGCGCGTGGCTGGCGGCGGGCGCGGGGCAGGCCGGGCGGATGGTCTGGCAGATTGACCCGGCGAAATGCACCCAGTGCGGGCGCTGCGCCACCACCTGCGTGCTGAACCCCTCGGCGGTGAAATGCGTCCACTCCACGGAAATCTGCGGGTTCTGCGACCTGTGCGGCGGCTACCTCCTGCCCACGGCCAAGGCGCAGGACACGGGGGCCGAGAACGAGCTGTGCCCCGTGGCCGCGCTGAAGCGGAGATATGTGGAGGAGCCCTTCTTTGAGTACACGGTGGACGAGGATTTGTGCGTTGGCTGCGCCAAGTGCGTCAAGGGCTGCGCCCAGTTCGGCAACGGGTCCCTCCACCTCCAGATCAAGCGCGACCTCTGCCTGAACTGCAACGAGTGCGCCATCGCGCGGAACTGCCCGTCGAAGGCGGTGGCGCAGATCCCCCTGCGCGAGGCCTACCGCGTCAAATCCTTCGGCGCGCCGGAGGCCGGCAAATGAGGCGCGCCTTCCTGACATGCGCCGTGCTGGTTGTTCTGGCGGGCGGGGCCTGGGCGGAGTTCCGCTTCCCCATGCCCGAGTTCGAGTCGGGCTACACCCGCCCGCCCATGCACCTGCCGCCGCCGGCCGTCACGTCGCCGCTGGTGGACGTCGCGCTCCTGGGCGGGCTGATGGCGGTGACGGCGTGGGCCGTCGTGAAGCGCCGGTCCCGCGCGTGGGTGCTGTCGGTCTGCGCGGTGTCCGTCCTCTACTTCGGGTTTTACCGCAAGGGCTGCGTTTGCTCCGTCGGCTCGCTGCAGAACGTGCTCGACGCCTTCATCGGGTCGGGGCTTGCGGTGCCCGTGGTGGTGTCCGTGTTCTTCCTGCTGCCGCTGGTGTTCGCCCTGTGGTTCGGGCGCGTGTTCTGCGCCGCCGTGTGCCCCCTGGGCGCGCTGCAGGAGCTGTGCGCCGTGCGGCCCGTGCAGGTGCCGCGCGCGGCGGAGCAGGTGCTGGGCCTGCTGGCCTACGCCTACCTCGGCCTCACCGTGGTGGGCGTCGTCACGGGGAGCGGCTTCCTCATCTGCCGCTACGACCCGTTTGTGGGCTTCTTCCGCCTCGGCGGCGAGCTGAACCTGCTGCTGGCCGGGGGGCTCCTGCTGGCGTCGGGGCTCGTGATCGCGCGGCCCTACTGCCGCTGGCTCTGCCCCTACGGCGTGCTCCTGCGATGGGTGTCCATGGTGTCCAAATGGCACGCCGCGGTGACCCCGGCGTCCTGCATCCAGTGCCGCCTGTGCGAAAGCGCGTGCCCTGTGAACGCCATCGAGTTCCCCACCCCGGCGGACCGTCCCGAGCGGCGCGGCGCGGGGGTGCGGCGGATGCTGGTGCTGGGGGCGGCGCTGCCGGTGGTGCTGCTGTTCGCGGCCGGCGCGGGGTGGAGCGCCCACGGCTGGCTCGCGCGGATGCACCCCGTTGTGCGGCTGGCGGACCGGGTGGCGGCGGAGGACGCCGGGCGCGTCACGGGCACCACGATCGACAGCGAGACCTTCCGCGCGGGGCAGCAGCCCGTGGCGGAGCTGTACGCGGAGGCCGCCGGGCTGGAGGAGCGCTTCAAGGGCGCGGGTGCGGGCTTCGGCGCGTTCATGGGGCTGGTCGTCTGGGGCCGGGTGCTCCGGCTGTCGCGCGTCCGCGTCCGGAAGGACTACGAGATAGACAAGGGGGCCTGCGTGAGCTGCGCCCGGTGCTTCGCCTACTGCCCCGTGGAGAGGGAATCCGATGCCCAAGCCTGACCCGAAGCCGAACCGCTTCGCCGCCAACCCGCCCGCGTGGCGGCTGTCCGTGGCCGTGGCCGCGGTCGCCGGGGCCTTCTGCCTCGTCGTGTCCGCCCTGCTCGTGCTGAACTATGTGCAGGTGCAGCGGACCAGCCCGCTCGACAACCCCGAACTCCTCGCGCTGCGCGCGAAACTCGTGGAGGCGACGGGCGACGACACCGCCGCGCTCGTGGAACAGGTCCGCGTGCTGGATCTGCTGGCGCGCGGCGCGCTGTTCACCAGCCAGGAAACGCTCCGGACCGGCGCGTGGGCGCTGCTGGCCGGGGCCGTCGTGCTGGTCGCGGCGCTGCGCCTCGCGGCGCGGTTCCGCCCCCTGCCGCCCGTGGCGCCCTTTGCGCCGCCGCCGCCCGAGGGCGCCTACTGGCTCACCCGCGCCCGCGCGCGGGAGCTGGCGCTGTTCTTCGGCGGGCTGTGGGTGGTCGCGGCGGTGCTCGCCGCGCTGTTCACGCCGACGGGCTTCCGCGAAGCCGCCCCCGGGGCCGCGCCCGCCGGGGACCAGGCCGCCGCCGCGCCGGACACGGGCGGAGAGGCCGCGCCCGCCGCCGCCGCCGCGTTCCCCTCGTGGGACGAGGTGAAAAAGCAGTGGCCGAACTTCCGCGGCCCCGAGGGCACGGGCATCGCGCAGGTGGCCGCCGCGCCCACGGCGTGGAACGTGGAGACGGGCGAGAACATCCTGTGGAAGACCGAGGTGCCGCTGCCGGGCTTCAGCTCCCCCGTGGTGTGGGACGACCGGGTATACCTGACGGCGTCCGACGAAACGACGCGCGCGGTCTACTGCTTTGACGCAAACACGGGGGAGAAGCGCTGGGAGTATGCCGTGGGCGACCTGCCCGGATCCACGGGCGCGCTGCCGAAATACAACGAGGAGACGGGCTTCGCCGCGCCGACCATGGCGCTCCAGGGCGACCTCGCCTTTGCGATCTTCTCCACCGGCGAACTGGTCTGCCTCGACAAGGAGGGGAAACTCGTCTGGGGGAAACACCTCGGCGTGCCGGACAACCACTACGGCCACTCGTCGTCCCTCATCGTGTCGGAGGGCGTGCTGGTGGTGCAGTATGACCAGAAGAAGGATCCGAAGATTTTCGGGTTCAACATCGCCGACGGCTCGGAGGCGTGGGTCATCGCGCGCGAGAAGATTTCCTGGGCGTCGCCCATCTGCCCCGAAACGCCCCTGGGCCGCATGCTCATCGTGAACTCCAGCAAGGACGTCGCGGGCTACGCGCCCGCCACGGGCAAACTGCTGTGGCAGGTGAAGTGCCTCGACGGCGAGGTCGCCCCCAGTCCCGCCTACGGCGGCGGCGTGGTCTTTGTCGCCAACGACTACGCCATGGCGACGGCGCTGCGCCTGGGCGGCGCGGCGGACGCGGTGACGGCGGAGATGATGTGGGAGTACGACGAGGTGCTTCCGGACACGTCGAGCCCCCTGGTGACGGAGAAATACGCGTATCTCGCCACGGCGCGGGCGGAAATCTCCTGCCTGGACCGCGAGACGGGGGCGCAGGTGTGGCTCCAGGAGCTGGAGGACGGGTTCCAGGCGTCGCCCGTCCTCGCGGGAGGAAACATCTATCTCGTGGACATGATGGGCGTGATGACCCTCTTCGCGGAGGGCCCGGAATACAAACAGACGGCGAGCATCCCGATGGGCGAGGAGGCGGGCGCGACCCCGGCCTTCACCGAGGGGCGCATGTTCGTGCGCACGGCGAAACACCTGTACTGCATCGGCGGGAAGTGACATGACGGAAGCCGAACTGAGGGAAGTGGACGGAATGATTGAGGCGTGCGGCCGCGGGCCGGACGCGCTGGTGCCGCTGTTGCAGGCGGTCCAGCACCGGTTCCGCCACCTGCCGGAGGAGGCCCTGCGCCGCATCTGCGAGACAACGGAGATCCGCGCGGCGGACGTGGACGCCGTGTCCACCTTCTTCCCCCATTTCCGGCGGACCCCCGCGGGGAAGCACACCGTGTCCGTGTGCGACGGAACGGCCTGCCACCTCAAGGGGGCGGACGAGGTGTACGACGCCGTCCGGGACGCCCTGGGCATCCCCCCGGAGGACGACACGGACGCCGACCGCCTCTTCACGGTGCAGAAGGTGCGCTGCCTCGGCTGCTGCACCCTGGCCCCGGCGGTCCAAATTGACCACGTGACCTACGGCCACATCACCCGCGAAAGCGCGCCCGCCATGCTGCGGGCCTTCCTCGCGCAGGAGGCGGCGGGCGGCGCGGCCGCGCGCGGCGAGTCGCTTTCCGCCGCGCCCGACGGCGCGCCGGAAATCCGCGTGGGCCTGGGGTCGTGCTGCGTGGCCGGGGGCAGCGCGCGCGTGCGCGACGCCGTGGAGGACACCCTCCGCCGCCACGGGCTGTCCGCAAGCCTCAAGCCCGTGAGCTGCGTCGGCATGTGCCACCAGACCCCCCTGCTCCAGATCGTGCTGCCGGGGGAACCCGTCATCACCTACGCCAAGGTGTCCGAGGACGACGTGGCGCCGCTGCTGCTTCAGCACCTCGCGCCCGCGAACCCCCTGCGCCGCGCCGGGGCCGCGCTCTCGCGCTGGGCCGGCCGCCTCTACGACGGCGGCGCGTCCTCCCCCGGCTGCTGCTCCCTCGGCGAAGACCACCCGTCGCTCCTGTCCTTCCTCGGCCCGCAGCGCCACATCGCCACGGAGTTCTGCGGCGAGCTGGACCCGTCCTCGCTGGAGGACTACCGGGCGCGCGGCGGCTTCGAGGCCCTGCGGAAATGCCTCCAGGCGACGGGCGGCCCGGCGGTGGACGGCGGCTTCGCGGACCCGGAGGCCGTCATTGCGGAGATCGAGCGCGCGGGCCTGCGCGGCCGCGGCGGCGCGGGCTTTCCCACGGGCCGCAAATGGCGCGCCGTGCGGCAGGCGGAGGGGGCGGAGAAGGTGGTGGTGTGCAACGGCGACGAGGGCGACCCGGGCGCGTTCATGGACCGCATGATCCTGGAGTCCTACCCCTTCCGCGTCATCGAGGGCATGCTCATCGCGTCCGTCGCCGCCGGGGCGCGGCGCGGCGTCTTCTACATCCGCGCCGAATACCCGCTGGCGGTGGCCCGGGTGCGCCGGGCCATCGCGGTCTGCGAAAAGGCGGGCATTCTGGGCGAGAACATCCTGGGCAGCCGCCACGCCTTCCGCGCCGAGGTGCGCGAGGGCGCGGGCGCCTTCGTCTGCGGCGAGGAGACGGCCCTGCTCGCGTCGCTGGAGGGCCGCCGGCCCACGCCGCGCTTCCGCCCGCCCTTCCCCGCGCAGCGCGGGCTCAACGGCCTGCCCACGCTCATCAACAACGTGGAGACCCTGGCGGTGACGCCGTGGATCCTCCGCCACGGCGCGGACGCCTTCACGGCGCTGGGCACGGAGGGCAGCCGGGGCACCAAGGTCTTCGCGCTGGCGGGCAAGGTGCGCCGGGGCGGCCTCATCGAGGTGCCCATGGGCGTCACCGTGCGCCGCATTGTGGAGGAGGCCGGCGGCGGCGTGAACGAGGGCCGCACCTTCAAGGCCGTGCAGGTCGGCGGGCCGTCGGGCGGCTGCATCCCCGACGCGCTGGCGGACCTGCCGGTGGACTACGAGGCCCTCACGGGCGCGGGCGCCATGATGGGCTCCGGCGGCATGGTCGTCATGGACGACACGGACTGCATGGTGGAGATGACGCGGTACTTCCTGTCGTTCACGCAGCTGGAGTCCTGCGGGAAATGCGTGCCCTGCCGCGTGGGCACGGCGCTCATGCTGGAAATCCTCACGCGCCTCTGCGGGGGGCGCGGCACGGCGAAGGACCTGGAGGAGCTGGAGCGCACGGCGGTGATGGTGAAGGCCCAGAGCCTGTGCGGCCTCGGCCGCACGGCGCCCAACCCGGTCCTCAGCGGGCTGAAGCACTTCCGGCACGAGTTCGAGGCCCATGTTGCGGGCCGGTGCCCGGCGCACCGCTGCAAGGCCCTCGTGACGTACAGCATCACGGACGCCTGCATCGGCTGCACCAAATGCGCCCAGGTCTGCCCCGCCGACGCCATCGCGCCGCTCCCCTACCAGGTCCACGAGGTGGACATGGGGAAATGCGTGCGCTGCAACGCCTGTTACGACATATGCCCCGCCGGGGCGGTAAAGGTGGAATGACATGCCGCGCCTGACGATCAACGGAATCGAAGTGGAGGTGGACGCCGGTGCCACCGTGCTCGACGCGGCCCGCAAAGCGGGCGCCGACGTGCCCACGCTCTGCCACTACGAAAAGACGGGCCCGCAGACGGCGTGCATGCTGTGTGTCGTGCGCGACGCCGCGGCGGACCGCCTGGTGCTCTCCTGCGCCCTCCCCGCCGCCGACGGCATGGAGATCGTCACCGACGACCCGGGTGTCTTCGCCGCGCGGCGGTCGGCTCTGGAACTCCTGATGAGCGAGCACGCCGGGGACTGCGAGGGGCCCTGCGAGCGTATCTGCCCCGCCGGCCTGCACATCCCGCTGATGCTGCGCACCGCGCAGTCCGGCGATGCGGCGGGCGCGGCCGCCCTCGCCCGCGGGGACCTGGTTTTCCCCGCGACCCTGGGCCGCATCTGCTCGGCCCCCTGCGAGCGCGTCTGCCGCCGCGCGCAGTACGACACGGCGGTCGCCATCCGCACCACCCACGGCGCCCTCGCCGAGGCCCACCCGCCCGCCGCCGCGCCGAAACCCGCGCCCTCCGGGCGCACCGTCGGCATTGTGGGGTCCGGACTCGCCGGGCTCGCCGCCGCCGCCGTCCTCGCGCGGCGTGGCCACGCCTGCACGGTCTACGAGAAGGCCGCGGACGCGTGCCCAGGACGGCGCGCCCTCGGCCCGGAGAAACTGCCGCCGGAAATCCTGGACGCGGAGATCGCCGCCGTCGCGGCGCTCGGCGTGGACCTCCGCTGCGGGACGGAGGTGGGTGGACGAAGTGGACAGGGGCAGGAGGAGGAGAAGCAGCTCACGATGGAGCGGTTGCTGGTGGCGCATGACGCGGTCATCATCGCCTGCGGGCTGGAAACGCCCGCGCAGGACCGCGTGTTCGTTGTTCCGGAGGAGGCGCTGGCGGTCCGCGCCGTCGGCGCGGGGAAGAACGCGGCCCTGCTGCTGCACTTCCTGTTCAGCATCGGCCGGTGGCCCTGCCCGGAGATCACGGCGCACCGCGACGCCCTGCGCCAGCGTCTGTTTAATTCCGCCCTCGGGCGGCTGGAGGACGGCGAGAAGGACGCCTACGCCGTGGAGTGGGTCCATGGCGGCCCCGAGCGCGGGGACAGCCCGGAGGCCGAGGCCGCCCGCTGCCTGCACTGCGACTGCATGAAGCCCGCGTCGTGCGGCCTCCGCGCCCAGGCGGCGGCGCACGGGCTCCCGACCCCCTTCCGCGGCGGCATCCCCCGCCTGAAGGTGGCGCCCGTCTTGCGCGCCGGGCGCATCCTTTTCGAGCCGGGCAAGTGCATCCGCTGCGGCATCTGCGTGGCCCTCACGCGCCGCCCCGGCGGCGGCCCCGGCATGGCCTTCACCGGGCGCGGGCTCGACTCGCGCGTCGGCCCGACGGCCGGCGCGACGCTCGCGGAGGCCCTGGGCGCCGAGGCGGAGGAGTGTGTGCGCGCGTGTCCCACGGGCGCGCTGGCCATTGAGAACGGGGAGACACCGCCATGAGAATCCTTTCGCTGGTGCCCGGAAGCGGCGGCACCTTCTACTGCCAGAACTGCCTGCGGGACCGCACCATGGTGCGCGCCCTGCGCCGTCTGGGGCACGACGTGGTCATGGTCCCCCTCTACCTGCCCATGTACGGCGGCGACACGGAGGTGGACACGCCCGCCCCGATCTTCTTCGGCGGCATCGGCGCGTACCTCCGCGAGAAAGTGCCCCTGCTCCGCCATGCGCCGGAGGGGCTGATGCGCCTGCTGGACGCCCCGGCGCTCCTGCGCTGGGCGGCGAAGCAGGAGGGCTCCACGCGCTCCGCGGACCTCGGCGCCATGACCCTCTCCATGCTCAACGGCGAGCGCGGCGGCCAGGCGGCGGAGATTGACCGGCTCGTGCGCTGGATCACGGAGCAGGAGCGCCCCGAGGTCATCCATGTGTCCAACGCGCTGCTGCTGGGCCTCGCGCCCCGTCTGCGGGAGGCGACGGGCGCGGCCATCGTGTGCAGCCTCCAGGACGAGGAGCCCTGGGTGGAGGGCATGGGCGCGCCGTTCACGGACCTCGTGTGGGACGCCATGCGCCGCCTCTCGGGCGAGGTGGCGCTGTTCCTCTCGACCAGCCGGTGGTACGCCGACCGGATGCGGGAGCGGCTCGGCCTTGCGGAGGGCCGCGTGCGCGTGGTGTGTCCCGGCGTGGACCCGCCCGCCGCCCCGGCGTGGACCGCGCCCCCGTCCCCGCCGACGGTCGGCTACCTCTCCCGCGTGCATCCCGCGCAGGGGTTTGACGCCCTGCTGGACGCCTTCACCGAACTGCGGCGCGACCCGCGCTTCGGCGCCCTGCGCCTGTCGGCCACGGGCGGCGTCACCCCCGCCGACCGCGCCTATGTCACGGCGGTGAAGGAGCGCCTGCAACGCGGCGGGCTGGCGGACGCCGTGGAGATCAACGAGTCCTTCTCCTCCGCGCCGGGCGCGGAGTTCTTCGCGCCCCTCAGCGTGCTGTCCACCCCCGCGCCGGACGGCGAGGCCTTCGGCCTCCAGATCGTGGAGGCCATGATCCGGGGGATTCCGGCGGTGCAGCCGCGCATCGCGGCGTACCCCGAGATTCTGGAGCAGGGCGGCGGCGTGCTCTACGACCCGTCCGTCCCCGGCGCGCTCGCGGAGGCCCTCGGCGGGCTGCTGTCCGACCCGGAACGCCTCCGCACCCTGGGCGCGGAGGCGCGCGGGATCGCCCTGGCGCGGTTCTCCGCCAACGCCGCCGCTCGGGAAACGCTCGCCGCCTGTGGGGCGGCCCGGGAGCTGCGGCCATGAGAAGAGTTGTCATTCCGATCCTCCTGCTGGTCGCGGCGGTCACCGTCGCGGCGGCGCTCTGGACGTTGCGCCCGTACCCCGCCGCAGACCCCGAAGAGGCCGCGCCCGCTTCCCCGTCCACAGCGTCCACTCCGTCCACCCCGTCCACCGACCCCGCCGACACCGGCGGCGACTGGCCCGGCTACCACGGCGGGCCGGAGCTGCGCGGCGCGGCCGACGCCGCATTCCCCGACGCGCTGGCGGTGAAGTGGCGCGTGAAGGCCGGCGCGCCGGTGCGCCAGACGCCGGTGGTGAAGGACGGCCGGATCTTCGCCGTGACGGCGCGGGGCGACGTGCTCGCCGTGGCGGCCGACGGCACGGAACTGTGGCGCGCGGAGTTGCGGCTGCCCGCCGAGGGGAACCCGGAACCCCTGCACATGCGCATCGAGGCGCCGCCCGTCGCCGTGAAGGACCTGCTGGTGGTCGGCACGGACGAGGGCATCCTCCTCGCGCTGGACGCGGCCACGGGCGCGGAGCGCTGGCGGCTGCCCCTGAGCGGCGGCGTCATCCGGGGCGCGCCGAACTACCTGCCAACCCTGGACCGCCTCTTTGTCATCGAGCAGTCCGCCGGCGCGCTGCTGTGCGTGAACCCCGCCGACGGCGCCGTGGTGTGGCGCGTGGAGGGCGTGGACCGCAGCGACGCCGCGCCTTCCGTGTCGGAACAGTTTGTCGTCTACGGAAGCTGCGCCGGGGCGCTGCATGTTTTCTCGCCGGAAAAGGGGGAGAAGCTGCGCGACATCAAAATCGAGGGGGACGGCCAGGTGGCGGGCGGCGCGGCCATGGAGGGGCCGCTGGTGTGGGCGGGCGCGCGCGGCGGCATGGTCGTCCACGCGAACCTGGAGACCGGGGAAATCCTCTGGGTGAACGAGGACATGGAGTCGGAGGTCTTCGGCACCCCCGCCGTGGCGGCGGACCGCGTGGTGGCCGTGTCCAACGACGGGTTCCTGTACGCCCTGGACCGCGCGGCGGGCACCCTGCTCTGGAAGCATGACACGCTGGGATTCCCCCTGTCGCCCGTCATCGCGGGGGACAGGGTGCTCTGCGCCGCCGACGGCACGCTGCTCCTCGTCGCGCTGGCGGACGGCAAAGTGCTGTGGTCGCAGGAACTGTCCGACGAGATCACCAGCCCCGCCGTGACGCGCGGCGGCATCTACCTCGGCACGGAGGACGGCGCGCTTGTGGCGTTGGGTCCGGCCCCGGCTGCGGAGGGTACGGTCAATGCCCCCTGAGCATCCCCTGCTGGAACTGCGCGGCGTGCGCCGCGCCTTTGACGGCCCCGCCGGATCCCTGCCCGTGCTCGACGGCGTGGACTTCACCCTGCGCGCCGGGGAGGCCGCCGCAGTCACCGGCCCCTCGGGCTGCGGCAAGAGCACGCTGCTCCAGCTCATGGGCACCCTCGACCGGCCCGACGCCGGACAGGTGCTCTTTGACGGCGCGGACACGGCGGGCCTCGGCCCCGACGCCCTCGCGGGCCTGCGCAACCGCACCATCGGCTTTGTCTTCCAGTTCCACCACCTCCTGCCTCAATGCACCGTGCTGGAGAACGCGCTGGTGCCCGTGCTGGAGCGCGCCCGCGCCGCCGAGGCCCGCGCGCGCGCCCTCGCGCTGCTGGACCGCGTGGGGCTGGCCGGACGCGCGGACCACCGCCCCGGCGAGCTGTCGGGCGGCGAGCGCCAGCGCGCCGCCGTGGTGCGCGCCCTCGTGAACCGGCCGCGCCTCCTGCTGGCCGACGAGCCGACGGGCGCGCTGAACGAGGCCGCCGCCGAGTCCCTCGCGGACCTGCTGGTGGGGCTCCAGCGGGACGAGGGCCTCGCGCTGGTCGTCGTGACCCACGCCCCCGCCGTGGCCCGCCGCTTCGGCGCGCAGTGGACCCTGCACAACGGGAAACTGGTGTCCGCATGAACCTCCGCCGCATGGCCGCGCGCGGCGTCCTCTGGCACCGCCGCATGCACCTCGGGCTGCTGCTCGGCGCGCTCCTCGCGTCCGCCGTGCTCTCGGGCGCCCTGCTGGTCGGCGCGTCCGTGAAGGGTACCCTGCGCGGCATCGCCCTCGCGCGGCTCGGCGGCGTGGAGGCCGCCCTCGACTGGGGCGACCGCCACTTCAGCGCGGATCTCGCGGACGCTGTGG
This window encodes:
- a CDS encoding ABC transporter ATP-binding protein, which translates into the protein MPPEHPLLELRGVRRAFDGPAGSLPVLDGVDFTLRAGEAAAVTGPSGCGKSTLLQLMGTLDRPDAGQVLFDGADTAGLGPDALAGLRNRTIGFVFQFHHLLPQCTVLENALVPVLERARAAEARARALALLDRVGLAGRADHRPGELSGGERQRAAVVRALVNRPRLLLADEPTGALNEAAAESLADLLVGLQRDEGLALVVVTHAPAVARRFGAQWTLHNGKLVSA